One window of Elaeis guineensis isolate ETL-2024a chromosome 11, EG11, whole genome shotgun sequence genomic DNA carries:
- the LOC140852614 gene encoding (+)-neomenthol dehydrogenase-like, which translates to MEGAISSPTEKRIAVVTGGNKGIGLEICRQLALNGVRVILTARDEKRGQEAVEKLREYGLSDVLFHQLDVTDSPSIASLADFVRTEFGKLDILVNNAGIGGTTVNFETLNASKPSNNLEGKGINGIPDWWKPHMQESLGRAEECLKTNYYGTRDVTEALIPLLESSISGRVVNVSSTLGQLRVISNEKLKQELSNIDDLAEKRLVELLNLFIEDFKEGLLNAYGWPTVYSAYKVSKVLTNAYTRVLAKQYPNLCINCVSPGFVKTDLNWNTGILTTEEGAKGPVMLALQTDAGPSGLFFDQTEVSTF; encoded by the exons ATGGAAGGAGCCATTTCCAGCCCGACAGAGAAGAG GATTGCAGTAGTTACGGGAGGAAACAAAGGAATTGGGCTGGAGATTTGTAGGCAGCTGGCTCTTAACGGGGTCAGGGTTATACTGACGGCCAGAGATGAGAAGAGGGGTCAGGAGGCAGTGGAGAAGCTCAGAGAGTATGGGCTCTCTGATGTGCTCTTTCATCAGTTGGATGTGACCGACTCTCCTAGCATAGCGTCCTTAGCGGATTTTGTTAGAACTGAATTTGGCAAACTTGACATTCTA GTGAATAATGCAGGCATTGGAGGAACGACAGTAAACTTTGAGACTTTAAATGCCTCAAAACCATCAAATAATTTG GAAGGCAAAGGTATCAATGGTATCCCAGATTGGTGGAAACCTCATATGCAGGAAAGTTTAGGAAGAGCGGAAGAATGCTTGAAGACAAATTATTATGGCACCCGAGATGTTACAGAAGCATTAATTCCCCTTCTCGAGTCATCAATTTCAGGAAGAGTAGTAAATGTTTCTTCCACCCTTGGACAACTCAGG GTTATCTCAAATGAAAAGCTTAAGCAAGAGCTGTCAAATATCGatgacctagcagaaaagagatTGGTCGAGCTGCTGAATTTGTTTATCGAAGATTTCAAGGAGGGTTTGTTGAACGCCTATGGTTGGCCGACCGTTTATTCAGCATATAAAGTATCTAAAGTACTCACCAATGCCTACACGAGGGTTCTTGCAAAGCAGTATCCCAACTTATGCATAAATTGTGTGAGTCCTGGTTTTGTCAAAACAGACCTGAACTGGAATACCGGGATCCTAACTACCGAAGAAGGAGCTAAAGGACCTGTCATGTTAGCATTGCAAACTGATGCTGGTCCTTCGGGCCTTTTCTTTGATCAAACCGAAGTGTCGACCTTTTGA